The following are encoded in a window of Paraburkholderia hospita genomic DNA:
- a CDS encoding cytochrome P460 family protein, whose product MRAIRTAYVVLSTALLLGAVSADQAIAESAKPAAATKAASPIYGVTIPDGYRKWQMIAPAEEAAPLDELRVVLGNPAAIKAIESSTLPYPDGTILVKLAYKRKQSPDFESATVPGQATTVQVMVKDSRRYASTGGWGFGRFINGQPADLAQHQTCFACHAARVKDRDYVFTRYAP is encoded by the coding sequence ATGCGAGCCATTCGGACCGCGTATGTTGTCCTCAGCACGGCGCTGCTGCTCGGCGCCGTGTCGGCGGATCAGGCAATTGCCGAATCCGCCAAGCCTGCCGCTGCAACGAAAGCGGCATCGCCGATTTACGGTGTCACGATTCCTGACGGATACCGCAAGTGGCAGATGATCGCGCCCGCCGAGGAAGCCGCGCCGCTCGACGAGCTGCGCGTCGTGCTGGGCAATCCCGCGGCGATCAAGGCGATCGAAAGCTCGACGCTGCCGTACCCGGACGGCACGATTCTCGTAAAGCTCGCGTACAAGCGCAAGCAGTCGCCCGATTTCGAATCCGCGACGGTGCCGGGGCAGGCGACGACGGTGCAGGTGATGGTGAAAGACTCGCGGCGCTATGCATCGACGGGCGGTTGGGGGTTCGGGCGCTTCATCAACGGACAACCCGCTGACCTCGCGCAGCACCAGACGTGTTTCGCCTGTCACGCGGCACGGGTGAAGGACCGCGACTACGTCTTCACGCGGTACGCGCCGTAA
- a CDS encoding LysR family transcriptional regulator: MRPPKLDLNLFVVFEAIYDKRNLTRAADMLFITQPAVSNALARMRKAFNDPLFVSTPSGMVPTPLSENIIGRVREALQLLETSATEGDVFVPAASERTFRLSMPDLTEAILLPALGEVLQQQAPGMRIESYFTPRSEVAAALATGKIDFAIDVPLIDDPQLHQMPLGSDRYACMLRHDHPFEGDTLSMDDYLALGHIQVSSRRQGSGLVDAELHKLGKRRQLQMRVQHYMVAPLIALRTDLALTAPVQLLQRYDARILALPFALAKLEWHLYWHRSGEQDQANRWVRGEVIRLMKEMAEAGGV, translated from the coding sequence ATGCTGTTCATCACGCAGCCCGCCGTCAGCAATGCGCTCGCTCGTATGCGCAAGGCGTTCAACGATCCCCTCTTCGTCAGCACGCCGTCGGGCATGGTGCCGACGCCCCTGTCCGAGAACATCATCGGCCGCGTGCGCGAAGCGCTGCAATTGCTGGAAACGAGCGCAACGGAAGGCGACGTGTTCGTGCCCGCCGCGTCGGAGCGCACGTTCCGTCTCAGCATGCCCGACTTGACCGAGGCGATCCTCCTGCCCGCGCTCGGCGAAGTGCTGCAGCAGCAGGCACCCGGCATGCGCATCGAAAGCTATTTCACCCCGCGCAGCGAAGTGGCCGCCGCGCTCGCGACGGGCAAGATCGACTTCGCGATCGACGTGCCCCTCATCGACGATCCGCAACTGCATCAGATGCCGCTCGGCAGCGACCGCTACGCGTGCATGCTGCGCCACGATCATCCGTTCGAAGGCGACACGCTGTCCATGGACGACTATCTCGCGCTCGGCCACATTCAGGTGTCGAGCCGCCGACAGGGCAGCGGCCTCGTCGACGCCGAATTGCACAAGCTCGGCAAGCGCCGCCAGTTGCAGATGCGCGTGCAGCACTACATGGTCGCGCCGCTCATCGCGCTGCGCACCGATCTCGCGCTGACCGCGCCCGTGCAGTTGCTGCAACGCTACGACGCGCGCATCCTCGCACTGCCGTTTGCGCTCGCGAAGCTCGAATGGCATCTGTACTGGCATCGCAGCGGCGAGCAGGACCAGGCGAACCGCTGGGTGCGCGGCGAAGTGATCCGGCTGATGAAGGAAATGGCCGAGGCAGGCGGCGTGTAG
- a CDS encoding ATP-binding protein, whose translation MNTLFARTVLLSVAMLLTVHVGYRLIESVSLAADGFPSSAPQAGASYAAREDTFLDTGDATRIGPALSIRPRIVDLGASVTPSLRAAVWNAAPMSASLPTSLTASMSAFALADTASPDSWDDAPFSYAYDPRFAPLILSLPAALIALCAYWFCQMRRNLCELAQMARNADAGGTALRAPDRGVCDVRVLARALNDLMGRHSRALDEQSTALAAFSRQIDARVARLRTRALHVAQWHRRVGFIEDIDLFSNVARQFVDVVGRSETQAAHVCVDAWLHDRFVHGATLDDAKIVLRLNAGADFKLPRNALERLVGNLVGNALAHGAPPIEICTARGVRTWMLSVRDHGKGISESELAAATQPFVRFTSNETTDEPHMELGEHWGLGLAIVSRLAQHCGAKLKLGNHPEGGLWARVIVSMPKARLN comes from the coding sequence GTGAATACCTTGTTCGCACGAACGGTGCTGTTATCGGTGGCGATGTTGCTTACCGTGCATGTCGGTTATCGGCTGATCGAGTCGGTTTCTTTAGCCGCTGACGGCTTTCCTTCCAGCGCGCCGCAAGCGGGCGCGTCGTACGCCGCGCGCGAAGACACCTTCCTCGATACGGGCGACGCGACGCGCATCGGCCCCGCGCTGTCGATCCGTCCGCGCATCGTCGATCTCGGCGCGTCCGTCACACCCAGCCTGCGCGCCGCCGTGTGGAACGCCGCTCCGATGTCCGCCTCGTTGCCCACCTCATTGACCGCCTCAATGAGCGCGTTCGCGCTGGCCGACACCGCATCGCCCGATAGCTGGGACGATGCGCCCTTCTCCTACGCTTACGACCCGCGCTTCGCGCCGTTGATCCTGTCGCTGCCTGCCGCGTTGATCGCGCTGTGCGCCTACTGGTTCTGCCAGATGCGGCGCAACCTGTGCGAGCTCGCGCAGATGGCGCGCAACGCGGACGCAGGCGGCACCGCGCTGCGCGCGCCCGATCGCGGCGTGTGCGACGTGCGCGTGCTCGCGCGCGCGTTGAACGACCTGATGGGCCGCCACAGCCGTGCACTCGACGAACAGTCGACGGCGCTCGCCGCGTTCTCGCGGCAGATCGACGCGCGCGTCGCCCGCTTGCGCACCCGTGCGCTGCACGTCGCGCAATGGCACAGGCGCGTGGGGTTCATCGAAGACATCGACCTGTTCTCGAACGTCGCGCGTCAGTTCGTCGACGTCGTGGGACGCAGCGAAACGCAAGCGGCGCATGTGTGCGTCGATGCATGGCTGCACGACCGCTTCGTGCACGGCGCCACGCTCGACGACGCGAAGATCGTGCTGCGCCTGAATGCAGGCGCGGACTTCAAGCTGCCGCGCAACGCGCTGGAGCGGCTCGTCGGCAATCTGGTCGGCAATGCGCTCGCGCACGGCGCGCCGCCCATCGAAATCTGCACGGCGCGCGGCGTGCGCACGTGGATGCTGAGCGTGCGCGATCACGGCAAGGGCATCAGCGAAAGCGAACTCGCAGCGGCGACGCAGCCGTTCGTGCGCTTCACGTCGAACGAGACAACCGACGAACCACACATGGAACTCGGCGAACATTGGGGACTCGGACTCGCGATCGTCAGCCGGCTCGCGCAGCATTGCGGCGCGAAGCTCAAGCTCGGCAATCATCCCGAAGGCGGGCTGTGGGCGCGCGTGATCGTGTCGATGCCCAAGGCCCGCCTGAATTGA
- a CDS encoding COG4705 family protein, with protein MEKLNNAVAKVPEVTLAFWIIKIAATTLGETGGDAASMSMSLGYLVSTLIFGVIFLVAVTAQIKADRFNPVLYWITIIATTTVGTTLADFADRSLGIGYAGGSALLLGLLLASLLVWYRTMGSVSVTTVSSSKAEMFYWVTIMFSQTLGTALGDWTADTEGLGYAGAALIYGGLLLAIVIAHYATRMPRTLLFWAAFILTRPLGAVVGDFLDKPIANGGLAMSRYGASIALVLFILVCGTLFRQRPAKVSH; from the coding sequence ATGGAAAAACTGAATAACGCCGTCGCCAAGGTTCCCGAGGTCACGCTCGCGTTCTGGATCATCAAGATTGCCGCTACCACGCTCGGCGAAACGGGCGGCGATGCCGCTTCGATGTCGATGAGCCTCGGCTATCTCGTCAGCACGCTGATCTTCGGCGTCATATTTCTGGTCGCCGTGACCGCGCAGATCAAGGCGGACCGGTTCAATCCCGTGTTGTACTGGATCACGATCATCGCGACGACGACGGTCGGCACGACGCTCGCCGATTTTGCCGACCGCTCGCTGGGCATCGGCTATGCGGGCGGCAGCGCGCTGCTGCTAGGCCTGCTGCTCGCCTCGCTGCTGGTCTGGTATCGGACGATGGGGTCGGTGTCCGTCACGACCGTTTCGTCCTCGAAGGCAGAAATGTTCTACTGGGTGACGATCATGTTCTCGCAGACGCTCGGCACCGCGCTCGGCGACTGGACAGCCGACACCGAAGGTCTCGGCTATGCCGGCGCGGCGCTGATTTACGGCGGCCTGCTGCTGGCGATCGTCATCGCGCACTACGCGACCCGGATGCCGCGCACCTTGCTCTTCTGGGCGGCGTTCATCCTGACGCGCCCGCTCGGCGCCGTAGTCGGCGATTTCCTCGATAAGCCGATCGCAAACGGCGGTCTCGCGATGAGCCGCTATGGCGCATCGATCGCGCTCGTCCTGTTCATTCTGGTTTGCGGGACGCTTTTCCGGCAGCGGCCAGCGAAGGTTTCGCACTAG
- a CDS encoding TIGR03118 family protein — protein sequence MMKTYRPLFAISLAGVLAAGLAACGGGNDSPAPPAPPPSPFTSTALVSDGSTAAAHTDPNLQNGWGVAFNPKGTFWVSDNTTHKSTLYDGNGVVQSLVVTIPDGKNGPAGPTGIIFNSTTDFTISSGGNSSTAVFVWATDAGTIAAWSPKVLPTQAVTAFDDGSAGANYKGLTAAAVNGQNLLYAADFHNGKIDVFNTAFTKIQLDGQFKDPTLPAGFAPFGIQAIGNNIFVTYAKQNATANAQVVGAGLGVLDEFDLSGHFVKQFAGMGGVLNAPWGLAQAPANFGTLSNDLLVGNFGDGTIEAFDPNSAKDLGKLTLHDGQPFTQHGLWGISFGNDVDNQPKNTLFYAAGPSKTTGVFGRIDASAN from the coding sequence ATGATGAAGACCTATAGACCATTATTCGCAATTTCACTCGCCGGCGTTCTGGCAGCCGGCCTCGCGGCATGCGGCGGCGGAAACGATTCGCCGGCGCCGCCCGCGCCGCCCCCCAGCCCGTTCACGTCGACTGCACTGGTTTCCGACGGCAGCACCGCCGCCGCGCATACCGATCCGAACTTGCAGAACGGCTGGGGCGTGGCGTTCAATCCGAAGGGCACCTTCTGGGTGTCGGACAATACGACTCACAAGTCGACGCTTTACGACGGCAATGGCGTCGTGCAATCGCTCGTCGTGACGATTCCCGATGGCAAGAACGGCCCCGCCGGACCGACGGGCATCATCTTCAATTCCACTACGGATTTCACCATCAGCAGCGGCGGCAACAGCAGCACCGCTGTCTTCGTCTGGGCCACCGACGCAGGCACGATCGCCGCGTGGTCGCCGAAAGTTCTGCCGACCCAGGCCGTCACCGCATTCGATGACGGGAGCGCAGGCGCCAACTACAAAGGTTTGACGGCAGCCGCCGTGAACGGCCAGAACCTGCTGTACGCGGCGGACTTTCACAACGGAAAGATCGACGTGTTCAATACCGCGTTCACGAAGATCCAGCTCGACGGACAGTTCAAGGACCCGACGCTACCGGCAGGCTTCGCACCGTTCGGCATCCAGGCGATCGGCAACAACATCTTCGTCACCTACGCGAAGCAGAACGCGACGGCCAACGCGCAGGTCGTCGGAGCCGGACTGGGCGTGCTCGACGAGTTCGATCTCAGCGGCCACTTCGTCAAGCAGTTCGCCGGCATGGGCGGTGTGCTGAATGCGCCGTGGGGACTCGCGCAGGCACCCGCGAACTTTGGCACGTTGAGCAACGATTTGCTGGTCGGCAACTTCGGCGACGGCACGATCGAAGCATTCGATCCGAACAGCGCGAAGGATCTCGGCAAGCTCACGCTGCACGACGGCCAGCCGTTCACGCAACATGGGCTGTGGGGCATCAGCTTCGGCAACGACGTCGACAACCAGCCGAAGAACACGCTGTTCTATGCGGCGGGGCCGAGCAAGACCACGGGCGTGTTCGGCCGCATCGACGCGTCGGCGAATTGA
- a CDS encoding alpha/beta fold hydrolase yields MSDQINTRRRRLLGTTVAGIGLMELGLSGFANAQTSVKTGARAASFDTIKQINAGTLNIGYAEAGPQNGPVVILLHGWPYDIYSFAEVTPLLVAAGYRVIVPYLRGYGSTRFLSADTPRNGQQAVIAVDIIALMDALKIDKAVLGGFDWGARTVDIIAALWPERVKALVSVSGYLIGSQQANRAPLPPKAEFAWWYQFYFATERGYAGYDANRHDFNKLIWQLASPKWNFDDATFDRTAESFANPDHVAIVIDNYRWRLGLSRGEAKYDELEKRLAAAPTISVPTITMEGDSNGAPHPDPSAYAKKFTGKYAHRNIGGGVGHNLPQEAPKAFADAIIDVARF; encoded by the coding sequence ATGTCGGATCAGATCAACACTCGGCGCCGTCGTCTGCTCGGGACGACCGTTGCAGGCATCGGCCTGATGGAACTGGGCCTGAGCGGGTTCGCCAATGCGCAGACCAGCGTCAAGACGGGCGCACGTGCCGCTTCGTTCGATACGATCAAACAGATCAATGCGGGCACGCTGAACATCGGCTACGCGGAAGCGGGCCCGCAGAACGGCCCGGTTGTGATTCTGCTGCACGGCTGGCCGTACGACATCTACAGCTTTGCCGAGGTTACGCCGCTGCTGGTTGCCGCCGGTTATCGGGTGATCGTGCCGTATCTGCGCGGTTATGGCAGCACGCGCTTCCTGTCCGCGGATACGCCGCGCAACGGCCAGCAAGCCGTGATCGCCGTCGACATCATCGCGCTGATGGACGCGCTGAAAATCGATAAGGCCGTGCTGGGCGGGTTCGACTGGGGCGCGCGCACGGTGGACATCATCGCCGCGTTGTGGCCGGAGCGTGTCAAGGCGCTGGTGTCGGTGAGCGGCTATCTGATCGGCAGCCAGCAGGCGAACCGCGCGCCGCTGCCGCCGAAAGCGGAGTTCGCCTGGTGGTATCAGTTCTACTTCGCAACCGAGCGCGGCTATGCGGGCTACGACGCCAATCGCCACGACTTCAACAAGCTGATCTGGCAACTCGCCTCGCCGAAGTGGAATTTCGACGACGCGACCTTCGATCGCACGGCCGAGTCGTTCGCTAACCCGGACCACGTTGCCATCGTGATCGACAACTATCGCTGGCGTCTCGGGCTGTCGCGCGGCGAGGCGAAATACGACGAACTCGAAAAGCGCCTCGCGGCAGCGCCGACCATCTCGGTGCCGACCATCACGATGGAAGGCGACTCGAACGGTGCGCCGCATCCGGACCCGTCTGCGTACGCGAAGAAGTTCACCGGCAAGTACGCGCACCGGAACATCGGCGGCGGCGTCGGACACAACCTGCCGCAGGAAGCGCCGAAGGCATTCGCCGACGCGATCATCGACGTGGCGCGTTTCTGA
- a CDS encoding sulfonate ABC transporter substrate-binding protein, with product MSMTNRRSFLKQSLAAAAAAAVPAAFAQGSPRTLRIGNQKGYLNLLKGRGTLEKRLAPLNVSVSWTEFSAGPVQLEALNVGSIDFGDVGEAPPIFAQAAGAPLAYVAATVTRPQSEAVLVPPNSPIHTVADLKGKRIALNKGSNVHYFLVKLLRQHGLQYADVNLVFLAPADARAAFERASIDAWVIWDPFFAAAEKSLGARVIADASGVVGNRAYYFSSQTYAAKNADVIRIVIEEIGKVDEWGRQNKDQLASELAQLWGLPKPVVDVVVARQQFGTQPITRAILAEQQQIADTFLELGLIPKHVDVLKAAPPNLA from the coding sequence ATGTCTATGACTAACCGACGCTCGTTCCTGAAACAGTCGCTCGCCGCCGCTGCGGCAGCGGCCGTGCCTGCCGCCTTCGCGCAAGGTTCACCGCGCACGCTGCGCATCGGCAATCAGAAGGGTTATCTGAATCTGCTGAAGGGACGCGGCACGCTCGAAAAGCGGCTCGCGCCGCTCAATGTATCCGTGAGCTGGACCGAGTTCTCCGCGGGCCCCGTGCAACTGGAAGCGCTGAACGTCGGTTCGATCGATTTCGGCGACGTCGGCGAAGCGCCACCGATCTTCGCGCAGGCCGCGGGCGCGCCGCTCGCGTACGTGGCGGCGACGGTGACGCGGCCGCAATCCGAAGCCGTGCTCGTACCGCCGAATTCGCCCATCCACACGGTCGCCGACCTGAAGGGAAAGCGGATCGCGCTCAACAAAGGCAGCAACGTCCACTACTTTCTGGTGAAGCTGCTGCGCCAGCACGGCCTGCAATATGCCGACGTGAACCTCGTGTTCCTCGCCCCCGCCGATGCGCGCGCCGCGTTCGAGCGTGCCTCCATCGACGCGTGGGTCATCTGGGACCCGTTCTTCGCCGCAGCGGAGAAATCGCTCGGCGCTCGCGTGATTGCGGATGCGAGCGGCGTGGTCGGCAATCGCGCCTACTACTTTTCGTCGCAGACGTATGCGGCGAAAAATGCCGACGTGATTCGCATCGTGATCGAGGAAATCGGAAAGGTCGATGAGTGGGGCCGGCAGAACAAGGATCAACTGGCGAGCGAACTCGCGCAGTTGTGGGGCTTGCCGAAACCCGTCGTCGATGTGGTCGTGGCGCGCCAGCAGTTCGGCACCCAGCCCATCACGCGCGCGATCCTCGCCGAACAGCAGCAGATTGCGGATACGTTCCTCGAGCTTGGGCTGATTCCAAAGCATGTGGACGTGCTGAAGGCCGCGCCGCCGAACCTCGCGTAG
- the ilvD gene encoding dihydroxy-acid dehydratase → MPAYRSKTSTAGRNMAGARSLWRATGMKDEDFSKPIIAVVNSFTQFVPGHVHLKDLGQLVAREIEAAGGVAKEFNTIAVDDGIAMGHDGMLYSLPSRDIIADSVEYMVNAHCADAMVCISNCDKITPGMLMAAMRLNIPVIFVSGGPMEAGKTRLANPKTGTIEFKKLDLVDAMVIAADQSYSDADVAEVERSACPTCGSCSGMFTANSMNCLTEALGLSLPGNGTVVATHADREQLFKRAGRRVVELARQYYENEDERILPRSVGFKAFENAMTLDIAMGGSTNTILHLLAIAREAEIDFTMTDIDRLSRIVPQLCKVAPNTNKYHIEDVHRAGGIMAILGELDRAGKLHTDVPTVHTATLKDALAQWDIALTDDEAVKTFYMAGPAGIPTQVAFSQSTRWPSLDLDRAEGCIRSYEHAFSKEGGLAVLTGNIALDGCVVKTAGVDESILVFEGSAHVTESQDEAVENILNDKVKAGDIVIVRYEGPKGGPGMQEMLYPTSYIKSKGLGKACALLTDGRFSGGTSGLSIGHCSPEAAAGGAIGLVRDGDRIRIDIPNRTIDVLLSDEELARRREEQNAKGWKPAKPRPRKVSGALKAYAKLVMSADKGAVRDLSLLDD, encoded by the coding sequence ATGCCCGCATACCGTTCCAAAACCTCCACCGCCGGCCGCAACATGGCTGGGGCGCGCTCGCTGTGGCGCGCCACCGGCATGAAAGACGAAGACTTCTCGAAGCCGATCATCGCGGTGGTCAATTCGTTCACCCAGTTCGTGCCCGGACACGTGCACCTGAAAGACCTGGGCCAACTCGTCGCGCGTGAAATCGAAGCGGCGGGCGGCGTAGCCAAGGAATTCAACACCATCGCCGTCGACGACGGCATTGCGATGGGCCATGACGGCATGCTGTATTCGCTGCCGAGCCGCGACATCATCGCGGACTCCGTCGAATACATGGTCAATGCGCACTGCGCCGACGCGATGGTGTGCATCTCCAACTGCGACAAGATCACCCCCGGCATGCTGATGGCCGCGATGCGCCTCAACATTCCCGTGATCTTCGTGTCCGGCGGCCCGATGGAAGCCGGCAAGACGCGTCTCGCGAACCCGAAGACGGGCACCATCGAGTTCAAGAAGCTCGACCTCGTGGACGCGATGGTGATCGCTGCCGACCAGTCATACTCCGACGCCGACGTCGCCGAAGTGGAGCGCTCTGCGTGCCCGACCTGCGGTTCGTGCTCGGGCATGTTCACGGCCAACTCGATGAACTGCCTGACGGAAGCGCTGGGTCTTTCGCTGCCTGGCAACGGCACGGTGGTCGCGACGCACGCGGACCGTGAGCAACTGTTCAAGCGCGCGGGGCGCCGTGTCGTCGAACTGGCGCGCCAGTACTACGAGAACGAAGACGAGCGCATCCTGCCGCGTTCGGTCGGCTTCAAGGCGTTCGAAAACGCGATGACGCTCGATATCGCGATGGGCGGCTCGACCAACACGATCCTGCACCTGCTCGCCATCGCGCGGGAAGCGGAAATCGACTTCACGATGACGGATATCGACCGTCTGTCGCGCATCGTGCCGCAGCTGTGCAAGGTCGCGCCCAACACGAACAAGTACCACATCGAAGACGTGCATCGCGCGGGCGGCATCATGGCCATCCTCGGCGAGCTGGACCGCGCGGGCAAGCTGCACACCGACGTCCCGACCGTGCACACGGCGACGCTCAAGGACGCGCTGGCCCAGTGGGACATCGCCCTCACCGACGACGAAGCCGTCAAGACGTTCTACATGGCAGGCCCCGCCGGCATTCCGACGCAGGTCGCGTTCAGCCAGAGCACGCGCTGGCCGAGTCTGGATCTGGACCGCGCGGAAGGCTGCATTCGTTCGTACGAGCACGCGTTCTCGAAGGAAGGCGGTCTTGCGGTGCTGACGGGCAACATCGCGCTCGACGGTTGCGTGGTGAAGACGGCGGGCGTCGACGAAAGCATTCTGGTGTTCGAAGGCTCGGCGCATGTGACGGAGTCGCAGGATGAAGCAGTGGAGAACATCCTCAACGACAAGGTCAAGGCGGGCGATATCGTGATCGTGCGTTACGAAGGGCCCAAGGGTGGTCCCGGCATGCAGGAGATGCTGTACCCGACGAGTTACATCAAGTCGAAAGGCCTCGGCAAGGCGTGCGCGCTACTGACGGACGGGCGCTTCTCGGGCGGTACATCGGGTCTGTCGATTGGCCACTGCTCGCCGGAAGCGGCGGCGGGTGGTGCGATCGGGCTCGTGCGCGACGGCGACCGTATTCGCATCGACATTCCGAACCGTACGATCGACGTGCTGCTGTCCGACGAGGAACTCGCGCGTCGCCGTGAGGAGCAGAACGCGAAGGGTTGGAAGCCGGCTAAGCCGCGTCCGCGCAAGGTGTCGGGCGCGCTGAAGGCTTATGCGAAGCTGGTGATGTCGGCGGATAAGGGCGCGGTGCGGGATTTGTCGTTGCTCGACGATTGA
- a CDS encoding MetQ/NlpA family lipoprotein, producing the protein MKTTKTLKAALFSVLLTCGIVSVQAALAADQTVRVGIMSGEDEDVWRAVAANAAKHGIKVKITTFSDYTQPNEALAQHDLDANSFQHKPYLDAQIAARHYDIVPVGFTYVQPIGLYSRKVKSVAALPQNATIGVPNDPSNEGRALLLLQANGLIKLRPDVGLLPTARDIADNPKHIQIKELDAGIVGRAITDVDAAVVNTDWAIKAGIQIPQERIAQEKVPGNPYRNFIAVNAKDAKAAWVKTLVDSYQQVNVASSILTVYHGATLPAWDGAPQH; encoded by the coding sequence ATGAAAACAACCAAGACGCTCAAAGCCGCACTCTTCTCCGTTCTGCTGACATGCGGGATTGTGAGCGTACAAGCGGCACTCGCCGCGGACCAGACGGTGCGCGTCGGCATCATGTCCGGCGAAGACGAAGACGTGTGGCGCGCCGTCGCGGCCAACGCGGCGAAGCACGGCATCAAGGTCAAGATCACGACGTTCTCCGACTACACGCAACCCAATGAGGCGCTCGCGCAACACGACCTCGATGCCAACTCGTTCCAGCACAAGCCGTATCTCGATGCGCAAATCGCCGCGCGCCACTATGACATCGTGCCTGTCGGCTTTACCTATGTGCAGCCGATCGGCCTCTACTCGCGCAAGGTGAAGTCGGTCGCAGCGCTGCCGCAAAACGCGACCATCGGCGTGCCGAACGACCCGAGCAACGAAGGCCGCGCGCTGCTGCTGTTGCAGGCCAACGGGCTCATCAAGCTGCGTCCCGACGTGGGCCTGCTGCCGACGGCTCGCGACATCGCGGACAATCCGAAGCATATCCAGATCAAGGAACTCGACGCGGGCATCGTGGGCCGCGCGATCACCGATGTGGACGCAGCCGTCGTCAACACCGACTGGGCGATCAAGGCGGGCATCCAGATTCCGCAGGAACGCATCGCGCAAGAAAAGGTGCCGGGCAATCCGTATCGCAACTTCATCGCGGTCAATGCGAAGGATGCGAAGGCGGCCTGGGTGAAGACGCTGGTCGACAGCTATCAGCAGGTCAATGTCGCTTCATCGATCCTGACCGTCTATCACGGCGCAACGCTGCCCGCATGGGACGGCGCACCGCAGCACTAA
- a CDS encoding PepSY domain-containing protein gives MSVIYPLHTGELGGPLLMTVLGVGGLALFELSVTGVWQWWRRRKARRMPSSTRNR, from the coding sequence GTGTCGGTGATTTATCCGCTGCATACGGGCGAACTCGGCGGGCCACTGCTGATGACTGTTCTGGGCGTCGGCGGCCTCGCGCTGTTCGAGCTTTCCGTGACGGGCGTCTGGCAGTGGTGGCGGCGTCGCAAGGCGCGCCGCATGCCCAGCAGCACACGCAACCGCTAA
- a CDS encoding condensation protein — MNSLAEPVMIRAARSLGAMEKFFYLLNQSHPNHFAMVGEVSGPTRVDQWQDALDLVAHHSPLVWSRVERGNNGAPAFVPVPHGSVPMKVARVGSTNWTDEVAAQIAQPFDELHPPLLRATLLHGEARSVIVLVVHHSIGDGLSLTSLLGDLLRAVAGENLMRSGETRALERLIELKHGAPKLPSSAPVPSDEPMRAPLEMRRPDGSAPHVEALRLTSTMTRALRERSRAERTSVQSALIAAFTRAMCFLNADAQKEPRVLSPIDLRRRLLDGSDHLAMCASGVVHADDGPRDAGLWSRARHAGQAFADIESTEVLAERVLTAHALLDTVNGTADAKAVFAQAFANDAVVTNLGVVNLPKRFGPLTLDAVWGPSVSVGVVDEQVIGAATFDGQLHLVHTSYTPVLGLLDQMMVEITAALADENADENADESEDESAEAGADTSE, encoded by the coding sequence ATGAATTCATTAGCCGAACCCGTCATGATCCGCGCCGCGCGTTCGCTGGGTGCAATGGAAAAATTCTTTTATCTGTTGAATCAGAGTCATCCAAACCATTTCGCCATGGTTGGCGAGGTGTCGGGACCTACGCGCGTTGATCAGTGGCAGGACGCGCTCGATCTGGTCGCGCACCATTCGCCGCTCGTGTGGTCGCGCGTCGAACGGGGCAACAACGGCGCGCCCGCATTCGTGCCCGTTCCGCATGGTTCGGTCCCGATGAAAGTGGCGCGGGTTGGTTCGACGAACTGGACGGATGAAGTCGCCGCGCAAATCGCGCAACCCTTTGATGAGCTGCATCCGCCTCTGCTGCGCGCGACGCTGCTGCATGGCGAAGCACGGTCGGTCATCGTGCTCGTCGTGCATCATTCGATCGGCGACGGGTTGTCGCTGACGTCGTTGCTCGGCGATCTGCTGCGCGCGGTGGCGGGCGAAAATCTGATGCGCAGCGGCGAGACGAGGGCGCTAGAGCGGTTGATCGAACTGAAGCATGGCGCGCCGAAGCTTCCTTCGAGCGCGCCGGTGCCGTCGGATGAGCCCATGCGTGCGCCGCTGGAGATGCGGCGGCCGGACGGTTCGGCGCCGCATGTCGAGGCGCTGCGTCTGACGTCCACGATGACGCGCGCGCTGCGCGAGCGTTCAAGGGCCGAGCGTACCTCGGTTCAGTCGGCGTTGATCGCGGCGTTCACGCGGGCAATGTGCTTTCTGAATGCCGATGCGCAGAAGGAACCGCGCGTACTATCGCCCATCGATTTGCGGCGTCGATTGCTCGACGGCAGCGATCATCTTGCGATGTGTGCGAGCGGCGTCGTTCACGCCGACGACGGTCCGCGCGACGCGGGCCTGTGGAGCCGCGCGCGCCACGCCGGACAGGCGTTCGCTGATATCGAGTCGACGGAGGTACTGGCGGAGCGCGTGCTGACGGCACACGCGCTGCTCGACACCGTGAATGGAACGGCCGACGCGAAAGCCGTTTTCGCGCAGGCATTCGCGAACGATGCAGTGGTCACGAATCTGGGCGTCGTGAATCTGCCGAAGCGGTTCGGCCCGCTCACGCTCGACGCGGTCTGGGGCCCGTCGGTTTCGGTGGGTGTCGTCGATGAACAGGTGATCGGCGCGGCGACGTTCGACGGGCAACTGCATCTGGTGCATACGAGTTATACGCCCGTGCTGGGGCTGCTCGACCAGATGATGGTGGAGATCACGGCGGCGCTAGCGGACGAAAACGCGGACGAAAACGCGGACGAAAGTGAGGACGAAAGCGCGGAAGCAGGCGCGGACACCAGCGAATAG